A genome region from Erythrolamprus reginae isolate rEryReg1 chromosome 4, rEryReg1.hap1, whole genome shotgun sequence includes the following:
- the RRP8 gene encoding ribosomal RNA-processing protein 8, translating into MRARRRARVPDAPPPPSALPAVPPEGDPRGRAGSRAGSALCGPGGAASGPAGKRVCPGRRLPGMAGGAAEEPRRPLTRQQWRNRQKNRRRQRNKFKPAASCGDRGRLAAESVEAPGGRAPSLRQRLESRLDAARFRYINQLLYTRSSREAARLFREDPEAAAVYHRGFALQAARWPERPVERLAQHLRRRPASLVVADFGCGDCTLARSLPNRVHCFDLAALDPRVTVCDMAQVPLEDASVDVAVFCLALMGTNLREILQEAHRVLRAGGTLLVAEVASRFADLRAFLGALARLGFRLVSKDVSGSHFYTFELRKTDRAEAAKGAEEPRGLALRPCLYKRR; encoded by the exons ATGCGCGCCCGGAGGCGGGCAAGAGTCCCGGACGCTCCGCCCCCGCCAAGCGCGCTGCCTGCCGTGCCGCCCGAAGGGGACCCgagggggcgggcgggcagcCGGGCAGGCTCTGCTCTCTGCGGCCCTGGTGGAGCGGCCTCTGGGCCCGCTGGGAAGCGCGTCTGCCCGGGGAGGCGTCTGCCCGGCATGGCCGGCGGAGCAGCCGAGGAGCCGAGGCGGCCGCTGACTCGGCAGCAGTGGAGGAACCGGCAGAAGAACAGGCGGCGGCAGAGGAACAAATTCAAGCCCGCCGCGTCTTGCGGTGACCGGGGGCGCCTGGCCGCAGAATCCGTGGAGGCCCCGGGCGGGCGGGCTCCGTCCCTGCGGCAGCGCCTGGAGAGCCGCCTGGACGCCGCTCGCTTCCGCTACATCAACCAGCTGCTGTACACGCGCTCCAGCCGAGAGGCGGCCCGGCTCTTCCGCGAGGACCCCGAGGCTGCGGCCGTCTACCACCGAGGCTTTGCCCTGCAGGCGGCCCGCTGGCCGGAGCGACCCGTGGAGCGCTTGGCGCAGCATCTCCGCCGCAG ACCGGCCTCGCTGGTTGTGGCCGACTTTGGCTGCGGGGATTGCACCTTGGCTCGCAGCCTGCCCAACCGGGTGCACTGCTTCGACCTGGCGGCCCTAGACCCGCGGGTCACCGTCTGCGACATGGCACAG GTGCCGCTGGAGGACGCCTCCGTGGACGTGGCCGTCTTCTGCCTGGCGCTGATGGGCACCAACCTGCGCGAGATCCTGCAAGAGGCTCACCGCGTCCTGCGAGCCGG GGGGACGCTGCTGGTGGCCGAGGTGGCGAGCCGCTTCGCGGACCTGCGGGCCTTCCTGGGGGCGCTGGCCCGGCTGGGCTTCCGGCTGGTCTCCAAG GACGTCTCCGGCAGCCACTTCTACACCTTCGAGCTACGGAAGACCGACCGGGCGGAGGCGGCGAAAGGTGCAGAGGAGCCGCGCGGACTGGCCCTGCGGCCCTGCCTGTACAAGCGCCGGTGA
- the LOC139166172 gene encoding F-box/WD repeat-containing protein 7-like — translation MSGSGSAGSSSSRIDVNRAGAAELERALVGIGRRRARGIVRKREELRGFARLEDLLRVKGITGRTLELNRQRVTCSHRPETPDAAQSSPRSLACPSQDGGGAGGPGGEVGSPGGLERSPERGGRPASPRGSGDSEEESESSDEAGGDGYFYYTLDERWIDYVERTEGGGLLQHSRPKMKRKSEGGGPEGRAQSPGKKLCKSSEPGRVLGPCIARPAATFGDLRTAKASQTRCRHVPPVAPPPELQGWLCTFQRWSGPEKLLALDELIDRCEAPQIKHMMQVIEPQFQRDFISLLPKELALYVLSFLEPRDLLRAAQTCRYWRILAEDNLLWREKCRDGGIEEPLSLRKRRLLSPGFMYSPWKLAFLRQHHIDMNWRNGDARPPKVLKGHDDHVITCLQFCGIRIVSGSDDNTLKVWSAITGECVQTLVGHTGGVWSSQMRENIIISGSTDRTLKVWNADTGECVHTLYGHTSTVRCMHLHDTRVVSGSRDATLRLWDIETGQCLHVLMGHVAAVRCVQYDGHKVVSGAYDYTVKVWDPETESCTHTLQGHTNRVYSLQFDGTHIVSGSLDTSIRVWDAESGNCLHTLMGHQSLTSGMELRDNILVSGNADSTVKIWDIKTGQCLQTLQGPSKHQSAVTCLQFSSKFVVTSSDDGTVKLWDLKTGEFVRNLVALESGGSGGVVWRIRASNTKLVCAVGSRNGTEETKLLVLDFDVDLK, via the exons ATGTCGGGGTCCGGGTCGgcgggcagcagcagcagcaggatagACGTCAACCGGGCCGGCGCGGCGGAGCTGGAGCGCGCGCTGGTCGGGATCGGGcgccggcgggcgcggggcatcGTGCGCAAGAGGGAG GAGCTGAGGGGCTTCGCCCGCCTGGAAGACCTGCTGCGCGTCAAGGGCATCACCGGCCGGACCCTGGAGCTGAACCGCCAGCGCGTGACCTGCTCGCACCGTCCGGAGACGCCCGACGCCGCCCAAAGCTCTCCGCGCAGCCTCGCTTGCCCTTCGCAGGATGGCGGCGGAGCGGGAGGACCGGGCGGGGAAGTCGGCAGCCCCGGAGGGCTGGAGCGCAGTCCTGAGCGCGGCGGCCGGCCCGCTTCCCCGCGAGGGAGCGGCGACTCGGAGGAGGAGAGCGAGAGCAGCGACGAGGCGGGCGGCGACGGCTACTTCTACTACACGCTGGACGAGCGCTGGATCGACTACGTGGAGCGGACGGAGGGCGGGGGGCTCCTCCAGCACTCCCGGCCCAAG ATGAAGCGCAAGTCGGAGGGCGGGGGCCCCGAGGGCAGAGCTCAGTCCCCCGGGAAGAAGCTCTGCAAAAGTTCCGAGCCGGGCAG GGTGCTGGGCCCCTGCATCGCCCGGCCTGCCGCCACGTTTGGGGACCTCCGGACTGCCAAGGCCAGCCAGACTCGGTGCCGGCACGTGCCCCCCGTGGCCCCGCCCCCTGAGCTGCAGGGCTGGCTCTGCACTTTCCAG CGCTGGAGCGGCCCGGAGAAGCtgctggccttggatgagctcaTTGACCGCTGTGAGGCCCCTCAGATTAAGCACATGATGCAAGTGATtgagccccagttccagcgcgaCTTCATCTCGCTTCTGCCGAAGGAG cTGGCTCTCTATGTGCTCTCTTTCCTGGAGCCTCGGGACCTGCTCCGAGCGGCGCAGACATGTCGCTACTGGCGCATTCTGGCTGAAGACAACCTGCTGTGGCGGGAGAAGTGCCGTGATGGAG GTATCGAAGAACCACTGAGCCTGCGTAAGCGTCGGCTTCTGAGCCCAGGCTTCATGTACAGCCCTTGGAAGCTAGCCTTTCTACGGCAGCATCACATTGACATGAACTGGCGCAATGGAGATGCCCGGCCCCCCAAG GTCCTCAAAGGTCACGATGACCACGTCATCACCTGTCTCCAGTTCTGTGGCATTCGCATCGTCAGTGGCTCAGATGACAACACGCTCAAGGTTTGGTCTGCCATCACCGGTGAG TGTGTGCAGACTCTGGTGGGACACACCGGTGGGGTTTGGTCCTCCCAGATGAGGGAAAATATCATCATTAGCGGCTCCACAGACCGGACCTTGAAAGTGTGGAACGCGGACACAGGCGAATGCGTGCACACACTCTACGGCCACACCTCGACTGTGCGCTGCATGCATCTCCATGACACGAG GGTGGTGAGTGGATCTCGGGATGCCACTCTTCGTCTTTGGGACATAGAGACCGGGCAGTGCCTACACGTGCTAATGGGACATGTGGCGGCTGTGCGCTGCGTCCAGTACGACGGACATAAGGTGGTGAGCGGTGCCTACGACTACACGGTGAAAGTCTGGGATCCGGAGACCGAGAGCTGCACCCACACGTTGCAAGGCCACACCAACCGAGTCTATTCCCTGCAG TTCGACGGCACCCACATTGTGAGTGGCTCCCTGGACACCTCAATCCGCGTCTGGGATGCCGAGAGCGGCAACTGTTTGCACACCCTGATGGGGCACCAGTCCCTCACCAGCGGCATGGAGCTGCGGGACAATATCCTCGTCTCTGGCAACGCTGATTCCACCGTGAAAATTTGGGATATCAAGACGGGACAGTGCTTGCAGACCCTCCAAG GGCCCAGCAAGCACCAGAGCGCAGTCACCTGCCTCCAGTTCAGTTCCAAGTTTGTCGTGACCAGCTCAGACGACGGCACAGTCAAGCTCTGGGATCTCAAGACGGGGGAATTTGTGCGCAACCTGGTTGCCCTGGAAAGCGGGGGCAGCGGGGGGGTTGTCTGGCGCATCCGGGCCTCCAACACCAAGCTGGTGTGTGCTGTGGGCAGCCGCAACGGCACTGAAGAGACCAAGCTGCTGGTACTGGACTTTGACGTGGACCTGAAATGA
- the TAF10 gene encoding transcription initiation factor TFIID subunit 10 has translation MSCGGAGAGSGGGGVAGGGVAEADPSPAAPAALPPPPPLPLAASAGDAGAKGSPGVAGAAGLAAAALAHPVEGPPPPLPNGVFAPPAGAVNGEAKAAAPPPASPSSGAPLVDFLLQLEDYTPTIPDAVTGYYLNRAGFEASDPRIIRLVSLAAQKFISDVANDALQHCKMKGTASCSSRNKSKDKKHTLTMEDLAPALAEYGINVKKPHYFT, from the exons ATGAGCTGCGGCGGGGCGGGCGctggtagcggcggcggcggcgtggCGGGCGGGGGGGTCGCGGAGGCCGATCCCAGCCCCGCGGCGCCCGCGGCCCTCCCGCCGCCACCGCCCCTGCCCCTCGCCGCCTCTGCCGGGGACGCGGGCGCCAAGGGCAGCCCGGGCGTGGCGGGGGCGGCCG gcctcgccgccgccgccctGGCGCATCCCGTCGaggggccgccgccgccgctgcccaaCGGAGTCTTCGCGCCGCCCGCGGGCGCCGTCAACGGGGAGGCCAAGGCCGccgcccccccgcccgcctcgcccTCGTCCGGCGCGCCGCTCGTGGACTTCCTGCTGCAACTGGAGGACTACACGCCCACG ATCCCGGACGCCGTGACCGGCTACTACCTGAACCGCGCAGGCTTCGAGGCGTCGGACCCGCGCAT CATCCGGCTGGTCTCGCTGGCGGCCCAGAAGTTCATCTCGGACGTGGCCAACGACGCCCTGCAGCACTGCAAGATGAAAGGCACCGCCTCCTGCAGCTCCCGCAACAAGAGCaag GACAAGAAGCATACGCTGACCATGGAGGACCTGGCCCCTGCGCTGGCCGAGTACGGCATCAACGTCAAGAAGCCCCATTACTTCACCTGA
- the TPP1 gene encoding tripeptidyl-peptidase 1: MARSELREEARAAGGRRGRPLVLAPPACLDAPPAALGWAARPSGRPRLPLLLLLLSPALLRSAAAAAVRAPEPDQPLRIPDGWVPLGRVAPAERLSLTFALRQRNVKRLSELVRRVSSPDSPDYGHFLSLGELRSLLSPSPLTLRSVEKRLAAHGVHDCETVSTLDFLQCWVLASTAERLLPGAQFHRYGKDGRRVTRSPLPYRLEEELADHVDFVGGLHRFPAERKVVSRAWAVQKPRPPGEDGRSRFHLGVTPAVLRQRYNLTHGDAGNFSANSQACAQFLEQYFHQADLAEFMQLFGSSFPHLSRVDRVVGSRGSGFAGVEASLDVQYLMSTGANVSTWVFSNAGRHESQEPFLQWLLLLSNTSGLPWVHTVSYGDDEDSLSQAYMQRVNTEFMKAAARGMSILFASGDSGAGCRAVSGGQHTFRPSFPASSPYVTTVGGTTFQQPFGVGAEVAHYISGGGFSNIFPMPDYQVTAVKRFLSTSPRLPPASYYNHTGRAYPDLAALSDNYWVVANRLPMPWVSGTSASTPVVGGIVALINDWRLQRGLSALGFLNPALYRLQEGGNSTALYDVTHGCHLSCLDAAVQGQGFCAAPAWDPVTGWGTPNFPQLLRGLLG; the protein is encoded by the exons ATGGCGCGGTCGGAGCTCCGGGAAGAGGCGAGAGCGGCGGGCGGACGGAGGGGGCGGCCACTCGTCCTCGCCCCCCCCGCCTGCCTGGACGCCCCGCCGGCGGCGCTGGGATGGGCAGCGAGGCCGTCGGGGAGGCCCCgtttgccgctgctgctgctgctcctctcgCCAGCCTTGCTCcgctccgccgccgccgccgccgtccgGGCTCCGGAGCCGGACCAGCCCTTGCG GATCCCCGACGGCTGGGTTCCCCTGGGCCGCGTGGCCCCCGCCGAGCGGCTGAGCCTGACTTTTGCGCTCCGGCAGCGGAACGTGAAGCGGCTGAGCGAGCTGGTGCGCCGCGTCTCCTCGCCGGACTCGCCCGACTACG GGCACTTCCTCTCGCTGGGCGAGTTGCGCTCCCTGCTCTCCCCATCTCCTCTGACGCTGCGCAGCGTGGAGAAGCGGCTGGCAGCTCACGGGGTCCACGACTGTGAGACGGTCAGCACCCTGGACTTCCTGCAGTGCTGGGTGCTGGCCAG CACCGCCGAGCGGCTGCTCCCGGGGGCTCAGTTCCACCGCTACGGGAAGGACGGTCGCAGGGTGACGCGGTCCCCTCTGCCTTACCGGCTGGAGGAGGAGCTAGCAGACCACGTGGATTTCG TGGGGGGGCTGCACCGCTTCCCAGCCGAACGGAAAGTGGTGAGCCGGGCCTGGGCTGTGCAGAAGCCCCGCCCACCAGGAGAGGACGGGAGATCCCGCTTCCACCTGGGCGTCACACCGGCTGTGCTGCGCCAGCGATACAACCTGACCCACGGGGATGCGGGTAACTTCTCGGCCAACAGCCAGGCCTGTGCCCAG TTCCTGGAGCAATACTTCCACCAGGCTGACCTGGCCGAGTTCATGCAGCTCTTCGGcagcagcttcccccacctctccCGGGTTGACCGAGTGGTGGGGTCCCGGGGCTCCGGCTTTGCTGGCGTGGAGGCCAGCCTGGACGTGCAGTACCTGATGAGCACAGGCGCCAACGTCTCCACCTGGGTCTTCAGCAACGCAG GTCGCCACGAGAGCCAGGAGCCCTTCCTGCAGTGGCTGCTTCTGCTCAGCAACACCAGTGGGCTGCCGTGGGTCCACACGGTCAGCTATGGGGACGATGAGGACAGCCTCTCTCAGGCCTACATGCAGCGGGTGAACACGGAGTTCATGAAGGCTGCCGCCCGCGGTATGAGCATCCTCTTCGCCTCAG GTGACTCCGGGGCCGGCTGCCGGGCAGTCTCGGGGGGCCAGCACACCTTCCGCCCCAGCTTCCCGGCCTCCAG CCCTTACGTGACCACCGTTGGGGGTACGACCTTCCAGCAGCCCTTCGGGGTGGGCGCTGAGGTGGCACACTACATCAGCGGAGGCGGGTTCAGCAACATCTTCCCCATGCCCGACTACCAG GTGACGGCCGTGAAGCGTTTCCTGAGCACGTCGCCTCGGCTTCCCCCCGCCAGCTACTACAACCACACGGGCAGAGCTTACCCGGATCTGGCCGCCCTCTCGGACAACTACTGGGTGGTGGCCAACCGCCTCCCCATGCCCTGGGTCTCGGGCACCTCT GCATCCACTCCCGTGGTGGGGGGCATTGTTGCTCTGATTAACGACTGGCGCCTCCAGCGAGGGCTGTCCGCCCTGGGGTTCCTCAACCCGGCTCTTTACCGGCtccaggaaggaggaaacagCACCGCTCTCTACGAC GTGACCCACGGATGCCACCTCTCCTGTCTGGATGCTGCTGTGCAAGGCCAGGGCTTCTGTGCGGCCCCCGCTTGGGACCCCGTCACAGGCTGGGGGACCCCCAACTTCCCTCAGCTGCTGCGCGGCCTCCTGGGCTAG
- the ILK gene encoding scaffold protein ILK, whose product MDDIFTQCREGNAVAVRLWLDNTENDLNQGDDHGFSPLHWACREGRSSVVDMLVMRGARINVMNRGDDTPLHLAASHGHRDIVQKLIQFKADINAANEHGNTPLHYACFWAQEQVAEDLVASGALVSICNKYGETPLDKAKEPLRDTLRERAEKSGQSLTRLPYKDTFWKGTTRTRPRNGTLNKLAGIDFRQLSLGHKLNENQSGELWKGRWQGNDIVIKVLKVRDWTTRKSRDFNEEYPKLRIFSHPNVLPVLGACQSPPAPHPIIITHWMPYGSLYNVLHEGTNFVVDQTQAVKFALDVSRGMAFLHTLEPLLPRHYLNSRGIMIDEDMTARIGMADVKFSFQCPGRMYAPAWVAPEALQKKAEDINRRSADMWSFAVLLWELVTREVPFADLSNMEIGMKVALEGLRPTIPPGISPHICKLMKICMNEDPAKRPKFDMIVPILEKMQEK is encoded by the exons ATGGACGACATCTTCACGCAGTGCCGCGAGGGCAACGCGGTGGCCGTGCGCCTCTGGCTGGACAACACCGAGAACGACCTCAACCAGGG GGACGACCATGGCTTCAGCCCCCTGCACTGGGCTTGCCGCGAAGGGCGCTCCAGCGTGGTGGACATGCTGGTCATGCGCGGCGCCCGCATCAACGTCATGAACCGGGGAGACGACACGCCGCTGCACCTGGCCGCCAGCCACGGGCACCGCGACATCGTCCAgaag CTGATCCAATTCAAGGCCGACATCAACGCCGCTAACGAGCACGGCAACACCCCTCTGCACTACGCCTGTTTCTGGGCCCAGGAGCAGGTGGCCGAG GACCTGGTGGCCAGTGGAGCACTAGTCAGCATCTGCAACAAGTACGGAGAGACGCCCCTGGACAAGGCCAAGGAGCCCCTGCGGGATACACTGAGAG AGCGAGCAGAGAAGTCCGGCCAAAGCCTGACCCGCCTCCCCTACAAAGACACGTTTTGGAAAGGCACCACACGCACCCGGCCAC GTAACGGGACCCTGAACAAGCTGGCAGGGATTGACTTCCGGCAGCTGAGCCTGGGCCACAAACTCAACGAGAACCAGTCTGGAGAG CTCTGGAAAGGGCGCTGGCAGGGGAACGACATCGTCATCAAGGTCCTCAAGGTGCGCGACTGGACGACGCGCAAGAGTCGGGACTTCAACGAGGAGTACCCCAAGCTCAG GATTTTCTCCCACCCCAACGTGCTGCCGGTGTTGGGTGCCTGCCAGTCGCCCCCCGCTCCACACCCCATCATCATCACCCACTGGATGCCCTACGGCTCCCTTTACAACGTGCTGCACGAAGGCACAA aTTTCGTGGTTGACCAAACGCAGGCGGTAAAGTTTGCCCTGGACGTCTCGCGGGGGATGGCCTTCCTGCATACCTTGGAGCCCCTCCTCCCTCGCCATTATCTCAACAGCCGAGGCATCATG ATAGACGAGGACATGACGGCCAGGATCGGAATGGCAGATGTGAAGTTCTCCTTCCAGTGCCCAGGCAGGATGTATGCACCCGCCTGGGTGGCACCAGAGG CGCTGCAGAAGAAGGCCGAGGACATCAACAGGCGCTCGGCAGACATGTGGAGCTTCGCGGTGCTCCTGTGGGAACTGGTGACCCGAGAGGTGCCGTTTGCCGACCTCTCCAACATGGAGATCGGCATGAAG GTGGCCCTGGAGGGGCTGCGGCCCACCATCCCGCCCGGCATCTCCCCCCACATTTGCAAGCTGATGAAGATCTGCATGAACGAAGACCCCGCCAAACGCCCCAAGTTTGACATGATCGTCCCCATCCTGGAGAAAATGCAGGAGAagtga